The nucleotide window GAGCACCCAGGCCACCGCGCCGTTGAGCAGGGAGGCGATGACCGAGATGACCAGGCCGACCCCCAGCTGCTCGGGCATGACGGGATTCAGGAGCCGCTCGATGGAGGAGATGATGATGAAGGCGGCCGCCACGAAGATCATGACGCCCTCGATGACGGCCGAGAAGTACTCGGCCTTGGAGTGGCCGAACTGGTGGTCGGCGTCGGCGGGGCGGATGGAGATCTTCAGGACGATGAGGGCCACCACGGCCGCCACCAGGTTGACCAGGGACTCGGCGGCGTCGGAGAGCAGCCCCACCGAGCCGGTCAGCCAGGCGGCCAGGCCCTTGAGGGCGATGGTGCCCAGGGCCGCGGCGATCGACAGCCAGGCGTAGGCACTGAGGTCCTTGGGTGGGGTGTAGCGCGGTGTGGACACCCGCCGATCATCCCTGCTCGGGCGCCTCCCTGGCCACCCACCCCTTCCTTTCGACAATTTGCATGAGATCGGCCTTCTCCGGGCCCGGAAAAGGCCGATCTCATGCAAATTGTCGAAAGGAAGGGGAAGGCAGTCGACTACTGTGGTGCCGCTGTTCCCGGATGCCGCGCGAGTGAGGAGGGGTGATGGGCCCGTTCCCCCAGGTGCTGCCCGTGCCCGATGCCCTGTCGGACACCTTCAGGGTCATCGACCTGTGCGGGGTGCTGCTCAACGGCATCCTGGGCGGGCTCATCGCCCGGCGCAAGAACTTCGACCTGGTGGGCTTCATCGTGCTGGCCATCATCACCGCCACCGGCGGCGGCATCCTGCGCGACGTCATGATCCAGGCGGGCCCGCCCTTCGCCCTGACCGACCCCTACTACCTCTACACCGCCTGCCTGGGCGCCGCCGTGGCGTGGTTCGTCCCCATGAACGGGCGTCGGTCGCGGCGCCTGCTGGTGGTGGCCGACGCCGTCATCCTGGGCTGCTGGGCGGCCACCGGGGCCTCCAAGGCACTGCTCAACGGCCTGGGCCTCATGCCCGCCGTCCTCCTGGGCTGCCTGACAGCAGTGGGCGGCTCCATGATCCGTGACGTCTCGGTCGGCGAGACCCCGGCGGTCTTCGGCGGCAACAAGCTCTACGCGGTCCCCGCCCTGGTGGCCGCCCTGACCCAGGTGGCGGCGGTTCACGCGGGGCTGCCCGACGCCTACGCCATGGTCGGCTCCACCGCGATCGGGGCGGGGCTGTGCCTCCTGGCCTACTGGCGCTCCTGGAAGCTGCCCGTGGTCACCGACCTGGAGCGCCGCCGCCTGCGCGCCCGGACCCCCGCCACTCCCGACTGAGACGGGCCGACGGCGGGCCCGCGGCGCCGACCTGTGGCGACCATGACCGACCACGACCGGCCCAGGCACCGCCTCAGTTCAACGGGCGCACCTGGGCGTCGTCGACCTGGACCGGGGAGGCGGGGGCGGCGGACCGGGAGGGGGAGCCGAAGAGGCGCTCCTTGACGGCGTCGGCCACCTTCTCGGTGACGGCCTCGCCCTGGGCGCGCACGGCCTGGCCCACGCGGGCCGAGGCCGCGTCCACCTTCTGACGGACGTAGGGCTGCTCGGCGACCCGGGAGGCGGTGGCCTTGATGCGCTCGTACTGGGCGCGGCCCGCACGGGTGCCCAGCACGTAGCCGGCGCCGAGTCCGATGATGAAGGGGATCTTTCCTGCCATGGGTGGCCTCCTGAGTGTGGTGTCCGGGATCGTCCGGTGGCCGTCTCCGACCGCGTCGCCGCGCGACGACGGCGCAGGTGGCGCATGCGGCGCGGCTGGTCGGGCGCGGGTCGTGAGGGCCCGCAGGTGCGGGCTCGGCCCTGCCGCGAACCATACCGGGCGCCTGCGGGGCGATGATGCGGGTGCCGGTCCCGTCCGCGCTGGGCGAGCGGGAGGGCGCTCGCGGCAGGGGGTCGGCCGATTGCAGGGCAGCCCACCCTTCGTGAGGTAAGACTTTCTTTGCTATACAGGGAGATTGATTGATCTTACTGTTGTGCTGTGACGATCGAGATGACCTCCCTCAGGCCCTCCCGGGACGCCCGCACCGCCGGGAGCACGGCCCTGCCCGCCATTGATGCCCGCCTCCCGGTCTCCTGCCCGACGGCGATCGTCCTGAGCGATCAGGGAGCGCTGGCCTGCCAGGGAGCGTCGGCCCGTC belongs to Actinomyces capricornis and includes:
- a CDS encoding trimeric intracellular cation channel family protein; amino-acid sequence: MGPFPQVLPVPDALSDTFRVIDLCGVLLNGILGGLIARRKNFDLVGFIVLAIITATGGGILRDVMIQAGPPFALTDPYYLYTACLGAAVAWFVPMNGRRSRRLLVVADAVILGCWAATGASKALLNGLGLMPAVLLGCLTAVGGSMIRDVSVGETPAVFGGNKLYAVPALVAALTQVAAVHAGLPDAYAMVGSTAIGAGLCLLAYWRSWKLPVVTDLERRRLRARTPATPD
- a CDS encoding YtxH domain-containing protein, yielding MAGKIPFIIGLGAGYVLGTRAGRAQYERIKATASRVAEQPYVRQKVDAASARVGQAVRAQGEAVTEKVADAVKERLFGSPSRSAAPASPVQVDDAQVRPLN